In one window of Streptomyces roseofulvus DNA:
- the manA gene encoding mannose-6-phosphate isomerase, class I, with amino-acid sequence MDLLHNTVQPYDWGSRTLLPELMGEPPTGAPQAELWMGAHPAAPSRVLRENVLTPLDRVVAGNPEGELGAATVRRFGPRLPFLLKLLAADAPLSVQVHPDLAQAQAGFARENALGVPLDAAHRTYRDDQHKPEMIVALTPFRGLCGFRASSDAADLLDSLEVPALRPYADTLRAAPEPQALAEVFRAFLRPPAGLLGAVARALAVAAEGPAEARITAYDRIARAYPGDSGLLSALLLRYVELSPGEALFLGAGVPHAYLSGLGVEIMASSDNVLRCGLTSKHVDAEELTRIVRFDAPAARVLTPRDEEGEEVYPAPVDDFRLSRYLLRVGEPWRRLTLDAPQILLCTAGTVTVTSSGQGLGIGPGRAVYVAAGVEAGLEGSGTVFRATTGTAERLG; translated from the coding sequence ATGGACCTCCTCCACAACACCGTCCAGCCCTATGACTGGGGCTCCCGCACCCTGCTGCCGGAACTCATGGGCGAGCCGCCCACCGGAGCGCCCCAGGCCGAACTCTGGATGGGCGCCCACCCGGCGGCGCCCTCCCGCGTGCTCAGGGAGAACGTCCTCACCCCCCTGGACCGGGTGGTCGCCGGGAACCCGGAGGGTGAGCTCGGAGCGGCCACCGTGCGCCGGTTCGGGCCCCGGCTCCCGTTCCTGCTCAAGCTCCTGGCCGCGGACGCGCCGCTCTCCGTCCAGGTGCACCCGGACCTCGCCCAGGCCCAGGCCGGGTTCGCCCGGGAGAACGCGCTCGGCGTGCCCCTGGACGCGGCCCACCGCACCTACCGCGACGACCAGCACAAGCCGGAGATGATCGTCGCCCTCACCCCGTTCCGGGGGCTGTGCGGCTTCCGGGCCTCGTCGGACGCCGCCGACCTGCTCGACTCCCTGGAGGTGCCGGCGCTCCGGCCGTATGCCGACACCCTGCGGGCCGCCCCCGAGCCCCAGGCGCTCGCGGAGGTGTTCCGGGCCTTCCTCCGCCCGCCGGCGGGCCTCCTCGGCGCCGTCGCCAGGGCGCTGGCCGTCGCGGCGGAGGGTCCCGCCGAGGCCCGCATCACCGCCTACGACCGCATCGCGCGGGCCTACCCGGGCGACTCCGGGCTCCTCTCCGCGCTGCTGCTCCGGTACGTCGAGCTGAGCCCCGGCGAGGCGCTGTTCCTCGGCGCCGGCGTCCCGCACGCGTACCTCTCCGGGCTCGGCGTGGAGATCATGGCGAGCTCCGACAACGTCCTGCGGTGCGGACTGACCTCCAAGCACGTCGACGCCGAGGAGCTGACCCGGATCGTCCGCTTCGACGCCCCCGCGGCCCGCGTGCTGACTCCCCGGGACGAGGAGGGCGAGGAGGTGTACCCGGCGCCGGTGGACGACTTCCGCCTGTCGCGGTACCTCCTGCGGGTCGGCGAGCCGTGGCGGCGCCTCACTCTGGACGCCCCGCAGATCCTCCTCTGCACCGCCGGGACCGTGACCGTCACCTCATCCGGGCAGGGCCTCGGCATCGGCCCGGGACGGGCCGTGTACGTGGCGGCGGGCGTCGAGGCGGGGCTGGAAGGGAGCGGGACGGTGTTCCGCGCCACGACGGGCACCGCGGAACGCCTCGGCTGA
- a CDS encoding cellulase family glycosylhydrolase — MNRTRVLSAATLLALAATITSIPATAQAAERADGFRVVDGRLVDATGKDFVLRGVNHAHAWYTDRTGRSLADIKALGANSVRVVLSTGARWTKNNAADVADVVARCKANRLVCVLEAHDTTGYGEQSDAASLSDAVDYWLEVADALKGQEKYVIVNLGNEPHGNAGYPAWTQDTKDAIGRLRAAGFDHTLMVDAPNWGQDWSGTMRENAPAVFASDPDRNTVFSIHMYGVYDTAAEVEEYLGSFVDRGLPIVVGEFGHDHSDGNPDEDAIMATARRLDLGYLGWSWSGNGGGVDYLDLATGFDADRLTPWGERLFHGPDGIRQTSQEAGVYRRGCSVAHRLDDWGTGFNADISVRNTGEQPLKGWKLDFALPEGATVNSAWNASVTQDGRQVRATSESWTAPVPVGGAVSFGVIVTGPGAVPASFSLDGVPCAKG, encoded by the coding sequence ATGAACAGGACACGGGTCCTCTCGGCGGCGACGCTGCTCGCCCTCGCCGCCACGATCACCTCGATCCCCGCCACCGCCCAGGCCGCCGAGCGCGCGGACGGCTTCCGCGTCGTGGACGGACGACTCGTCGACGCCACCGGCAAAGACTTTGTCCTGCGCGGCGTCAACCACGCCCACGCCTGGTACACGGACCGCACCGGACGGTCCCTCGCCGACATCAAGGCACTCGGCGCCAACTCGGTCCGGGTGGTGCTCTCCACCGGCGCCCGCTGGACGAAGAACAACGCCGCCGACGTCGCGGACGTCGTCGCCCGGTGCAAGGCCAACCGGCTCGTCTGCGTCCTGGAGGCCCACGACACCACCGGCTACGGCGAGCAGAGCGACGCGGCCTCCCTCTCCGACGCCGTGGACTACTGGCTGGAGGTGGCGGACGCCCTCAAGGGGCAGGAGAAGTACGTCATCGTCAACCTCGGCAACGAGCCGCACGGAAACGCCGGCTACCCCGCCTGGACGCAGGACACCAAGGACGCCATCGGCCGGCTGCGCGCGGCCGGCTTCGACCACACCCTGATGGTCGACGCTCCCAACTGGGGGCAGGACTGGTCCGGCACCATGCGCGAGAACGCCCCCGCCGTCTTCGCCTCCGACCCCGACCGCAACACCGTCTTCTCCATCCACATGTACGGCGTGTATGACACCGCCGCCGAGGTCGAAGAGTACCTCGGCAGCTTCGTCGACCGCGGACTGCCCATCGTCGTGGGCGAGTTCGGCCACGACCACTCGGACGGCAACCCCGACGAGGACGCCATCATGGCCACCGCCCGCCGACTCGACCTCGGCTACCTCGGCTGGTCCTGGAGCGGCAACGGCGGCGGCGTCGATTACCTCGACCTCGCCACCGGCTTCGACGCCGACCGGCTCACCCCCTGGGGCGAGCGCCTCTTCCACGGCCCCGACGGCATCCGGCAGACCTCCCAGGAGGCCGGCGTGTACCGGCGCGGCTGCTCGGTCGCCCACCGCCTCGACGACTGGGGCACCGGCTTCAACGCCGACATCAGCGTCCGCAACACCGGCGAACAGCCCCTCAAGGGCTGGAAGCTCGACTTCGCCCTCCCGGAGGGCGCCACGGTGAACTCCGCCTGGAACGCCTCCGTCACCCAGGACGGCCGCCAGGTCCGCGCCACCAGCGAGTCCTGGACCGCGCCCGTCCCGGTCGGCGGGGCCGTGAGCTTCGGCGTCATCGTCACGGGCCCCGGCGCCGTGCCCGCCTCCTTCAGCCTCGACGGCGTCCCCTGCGCCAAGGGCTGA